The DNA window TGTTCATCCTAAAATACTCAGACTTATGTGCCCAACACGGGTATGTTCACTAGTTTCTAAGTTTTCCAACGTATTCGAAGGGTCTCGAAGGTTACGTCCCTGAATCCATGTCTGAGTCAAACACAAATGTCGGACATGGATACTTCAAGAGAAATAAAGAGTCGAAGCGACATAGCTCTAAGACATGGAGAAGAAGTGCAAATAGTGTGGCCTTGCTATCTGTCCTGGAAAAAAATTAACATAGAAATTAAAGATTACCAGATATCCAGCTCCTGAGAGTGCCATTTGGTACATATTCAAAGATCAAAAAAATTCTGCTGACACTTGAATCATCCAAGTAGCATTCAAAGCAATGGCCAAGAGCACTGACTAGATGGCGATGTCTCAATTTGGAAATGAGCTCTACATGGTGCATAAAGCTTTGAGTGCTACGGCTTTTCTTCATTTTCAGGCATCTAATGGCCACAAAGGAGCCATCTTTCAGCCTACCTCTATACATCTGAAATCATAAAATCATTGTGTTAGAACATTCTACAAAGGGAAATTTCCCATATTTTggttctagaaaaaaaaaagaaaaagaaaaaaaagaataaagactCAAAATGGCCACTAAAGCAATTACTTGGTTTGAACAATATACATGAAAAGACATTATTCAGCTGCAAATTGTTGAAGCACAGGCTCACTTTCAATAATTTACTAATGATAAGGCTACAGATCTCGAAATCTGATCACTGACTTAAACAAACTTCAACACCATATTGGAGAATCATTCAACTTTTAATTAAGCTGAAGCTCTCATTAAACTTGCTGCAAGTCAAAAATATCAAGTATATGTTCACTACATTGCTTACCTGCCCTAGAGAACCTTCACCCATGAAAGCAGTTGTGTGGAAGTTGTTTGTAGCAACCTCAAGTTCTTCTAGTGAAAATGTTCGATAAGCTGGAAGTCCAAGTGCTCCCAGCTTCGTTGTTTGCGATATATACCCTTTCAAGTAGCCAAAGTCATAGTCAGATTACAAGTGATGAAAACTAGAGTCATTGTGTGTAACTAGAGAAAGAGAGGTACAAGGGGGTCTTACTTGCATCAGATAGAAACTTTGATGAATACACGGTAGTTGCTTTCTCTGCAATCACTCTCGTAGAAGGTTTATTGATTGTCTTATCCGCATTCGACCGCCTAACAAACATGAAAATGAGACCAAGAAGTACTATTCCACCAATAATTCCTCCAGTTATGGCCACGGCAAGAGCCACTTTAGAAGTTTTGGACTTCTTATGGTGAGGTAAGATTCCCACAGCTAAAGCTTCATTGTGACAGAAGGAAAATGGATGTTGGTTTTCGTTTTCAGTTGCCAGGCAATTTCGGGAATACAGGGAAACTCGGTCTTTAGAATCCAAGAGACAGGTAGGCAAGTGTCCAGTCAATAGATTTGAGGATAAATCTGCAAATTCCAGCTCCACATTACAAGAAGTGTTTTCAAATAGCATGCCAGTGAGCTTGTTGTCTGCAATATTCAAGTAAGTAATGGAAGGTAGAGATAACAATGATGGACTAAATGGCCCAACAAATCTATTGAATGACAAATCCAGCCATTCAAGTTGGTAATATGAGCTCAATTCAGAAGGAATGCCAGATCGAAACCTGTTCTTTCCCAATACAAGGCGAACCAACTTGTTGCTAAGTTGAGGAAACCGAGGTCCAAAAGCATTATCTTCTAGATCAAGCTCTTGAAGATTTGTCAACCTGCTAAGATCAGGCACTTCCCCATAGAAGTGGTTATGTGAAAGCACAAGAACTCGAAGATTCTCCAAACTGGTGAATGATTCTGGCAAAGAGCCATTGAACAAATTCTTTCTCAAACTAAGAACTGTCAAAACCGGAAACAAACCGAGCCACTCAGGTAACCGACCGGAGAACATGTTATCATCAAGTATGAGAGTTTGAAGGCTAGTGATAGATGAAAGCTCATCAGGGATGGTTCCATATAGCGAATTTGAAGTCATGTTAAGTATTTCCAATGAGGATAAATGCAAAATTTTACCAGGCAATGTTCCCCATAAACCAAGAGAAACTAACGTAAGAACTTTCAGTTCTGGTAGCTTAACAAGTGCTTTTACAAACGAATTCATGGAAAAGTTTTTAGGTAGCAAAGGAGTTCCTTTACTACCAATTATATGCAGCTGAGTTATGCTTCCTTCATAGCACACCACGGTTACTTGGGATGTTGGTTCGGTGTTGCAGAAGTCGATTGTGCTATTCCAGCCACTCAAGATATCAGGATAATTCAGAAGCGATCGAACTCGTAAAAGAGTTCGAGTCTGGGATGATTCTAGCTGCTCTGACTGAttgattaaaagtaaaattatagcAAGAACTAGAAATGCCTGATGCTTGAATCCTTTAGCCATTGGAAGCATATACAGCAGCAGCATTAGGTGAAACCCGGAACTGAACCAAGCAGCTTTTGAAGGACTAGAAACTGAGCATGAGTTGCAGAGATACCATGAAACTCAAAATAAGTAGCAATCTTGTCCAAATTATGCAGAAACACCAGAGAAGGGTGTTGCAGTTTGGCACTCTGAATAACTAAAGCTCACATTGATAAGATCAGATTAAGGAACCTCTGCAAACATAACCATGATGAAAAATTGAGAGAAGGAATAAACTCAAACAGATAGATAACTGAAACTTTAGAATTTAGCATAATACTATGATTTAAGTAGAGGATTCAGGATACAAATCCCATTGCTTATTGCTATAGTGTTCTTAGTACTATTAACTTATTTCAAAGATATATACAACAGCTTACATCTTGAGACAGCAGATTGAACTGACCCCAGCTCAACTGGAATCCCCTGCAAAACagcatttattttttcttaaaaactctTCAAATGGTAGATGGAGACAAATTTTGGACCATGAATTTTCTTGCTGGAGAGCACTTGAAGACTTTAAACTACTCAGAAACAGACTTAAGAACTCAATAATTGAGacttgaaaaagaagaaattccAAAAAGAAAACAGGAAACTCTCTGAAAAGTAGTTTAAACCAGATTCAGATTATGGAGTCCCACTTGCATTCCACACTTTTCATCCACTTGagtttgtttttcatttattatataaCTCTTTTCTAATCACCGTTGACAATAAAGGGAAAACCCCAGAAACCTTATCAAACCATTGATAAACAATAAGTGATGGAGCTCTACATCCTACTTACCTGTGTTAGTTTTGGGGTTGATGATGCAAGCCAAGACAAGCAAGTGACACGGGTTCAAAAAAGAAACTAGTAAAATGCCATATGTTGCACACGAAAGCTGACCTGTTAATCCCCACAAACCGACATTTTAGCTCAGGAACAAGTTTCTTTCTCGTCCTATTGCTTTGTCactgttatttcatttatttatttccttaaaAGGGGTCTTAAAGAGAAGCTAGATTtgaaaaaagtacaaaaaaaaaagcaaaagcaaaaagaaaagaaaagaagaattggTGTAGAAGATAGATGAAGAGTGAAGAGTGAAGAGTGAAGAGTGAAGAGTGAAGAGGCTTTATTTATTCCCCATACTTGAGAATCCCCAAGTAAAGAGGTTTTGACAGTGAAAGTGATGAGATATAGGAAAAAAAATAGGAATGAAATGAAAAGGGAGAGTGTGCAGTGTAAGCTTTCGCTTTCTGGGTATACTTTGAGTTGGGTGTGACCCCACAGCCATGTTTCGGTTACCTTTGCCGCCATTGTTGTCATTGCCTTGGTGGTAGGGTTAGTCCCCACATACATTTAAGGTCAATACACACCTTTTTCTCATACTGAAAATTTCAGTTTGTGGGTGGTGAGAAATCAGTTTCAGCTTTTGTAGTTAAGTTACACTGTTATCATCCCTAAGTACTAAACCAGGCTGGATGGAACTCAAGGAAGGCAACTTCTAAAGTAGATATTATATTATGATATTATCCAATTCccattacattttatatattttcaaaatcgTTAAAATGTCTGCCTAACAAAGTCACATGCACCAATCTCCGACTACCCCCAGTTTAACTACATTCAATGAATTatccaaattttattacttttataaaATAAGAAATTCAAGATTTTTATAGTTAAAATAATGGTCGAATCAATCAAGCTATAGATTAATTTTTACAGTTTAtttaaataaatctttaaaaaatgCATACAAAATTTTAGAATGATTCAACTAATTCGTATAAATTTACAagttaattgatttaataattcCTTCCAAACCAATACCATGATCGATTGTTGATTCAATTCAAACAACCATACAAaaacttatttataaaatttgaaaaaagtaCAAGCATCGTGATATTTGAACTCAAAACAACATGATTTTCAAcatcttatttattttaactaaaaccttatttattttttacattaatttttttataaatatatttgttacatgaTATCATGGGCGTATTATAATCTAGTATATATAAATAGTTTAAGAAATGCATAACATTGTCTCTAATGGTGTTCATGAATTAAATAACTTGCCTaatccaactatgaaaagttacaaaatgaccacctaactattagtaaatttcttttttggtcgcCTAActgttcaattttatcttttttagtcACCAACTGactaatataaaaatgaaaacgcccaaaaatccaaaatagttgagtgaaaaataaaatttaatagttgagtgacaatttttttaatttagattttgaactgcaattgaaaaataattttaaacttatttaatttttttattagtatagAGGTTGAATTGattcattaaataataaaatgactaatttgatcCAATCTTACAAAAGAAAAATTTCTCaaatactttataaaaaaaaggtataattattgtcgattgagtcttaacttgattggcATGGGGATTGTTATAAATGCATGAAGATATAGATTCGAGcgcgctgaagcgcattattcaTAATGGGTATGAGGATAAAAtcttttaatgaaattattaaaaaatatatataaaaatatttaagaggCGTAATTAGCAGCCGACTTTTTAGTGAAGAATTATTTTTTGTACTTCAAACTTCAGGACCCCTATCTGAAGGCAAAATTCCAAtctcaaaacaaaataaaataattactgaACTAAGAAATTTGGAATCTTTTTACTGTTTCATCACCCCAAAATACTATTGGGTAAAGGAAAATACAGCTCTTTCTTCCATGTCCAATCACATTTTCTATAGTGTTGGATGAAGACATCATCGCCTTACCTGTAACTTACAGGAAGAAAATATGAGTTTTACAAAAACTGGATGTGTAAAATTTTGTGAtatattctaaatttaaatttaaatattcctggaaaaagaacatttcttcttcttcttcttctaataataataataatttaatctcaccattaaacataaatattgaAAGGGAGACGGAGACCATTAGTTTGTGTCTGAAATGAAATCTGGGTCGTCAGAAATTTAATACTAAACTGAATCCTAGACCAGAAAATGGACATCTCTTTGCTTTTTGCCACTTGCAATTAGCATGTGACTTAAGCTCATCAAAAGATTCCGTTTAATTTCATTCTGATATTCATtggtatttttgtttaaattaaatcataattaaagtaGTGAATATCTTATTTAATTGACTAGATTCTACTCGATTTCATCGATTTAGATTCATTTGCTTTAAGGGACATAAAATATTTAGTTTGCAAAAGCAGTATGATCCTTCAACCTGTATAAAGGGCATCAGGTTCGGTTCTTTCAAAAATGTTGGTCACATGGGAGAAATATCACATTGTTAGTATTCATTCTGGAATCCCAAGAACTGGACAGTCTTCACCGATTACATTTTGTAAAACTTAGACAAAAGTCATTTAATTGATCCAACCTAAGGTAGTTTTGTACTTGGACCACAAATCACCAATAATGTCCAAGAGATGATCCATTCAATGAAATCAACAAAGGAAAGTATTGGATCTTATGATAGGTTTGCGTGGGGATTTATCAAGAAAATGTTTCGTTTCTTTGGTTTCCCTCATCTTTGGATTAAAAGTGTATCCTATATTGTGTGGCAACATCAAGCATGTCAATCCTTGTCCATGTAGGGAAACTTGGTATCTGTAAGTCAATCCTATATAGGGAGTTTTGTTATCTTTTTACCTGTGTTCATCTTTTGCATGGAATATCTTAACATATAAATCATGTGAGCCCCACTCAAAAATTCTAAAAGAGACCTTTAATCTCCCACTTCATAtccttaaaaaacaaaaaaaatcggtttcaacaattaaaaatgtccaAA is part of the Gossypium hirsutum isolate 1008001.06 chromosome D11, Gossypium_hirsutum_v2.1, whole genome shotgun sequence genome and encodes:
- the LOC107913638 gene encoding probable inactive leucine-rich repeat receptor-like protein kinase At3g03770 gives rise to the protein MLLLYMLPMAKGFKHQAFLVLAIILLLINQSEQLESSQTRTLLRVRSLLNYPDILSGWNSTIDFCNTEPTSQVTVVCYEGSITQLHIIGSKGTPLLPKNFSMNSFVKALVKLPELKVLTLVSLGLWGTLPGKILHLSSLEILNMTSNSLYGTIPDELSSITSLQTLILDDNMFSGRLPEWLGLFPVLTVLSLRKNLFNGSLPESFTSLENLRVLVLSHNHFYGEVPDLSRLTNLQELDLEDNAFGPRFPQLSNKLVRLVLGKNRFRSGIPSELSSYYQLEWLDLSFNRFVGPFSPSLLSLPSITYLNIADNKLTGMLFENTSCNVELEFADLSSNLLTGHLPTCLLDSKDRVSLYSRNCLATENENQHPFSFCHNEALAVGILPHHKKSKTSKVALAVAITGGIIGGIVLLGLIFMFVRRSNADKTINKPSTRVIAEKATTVYSSKFLSDARYISQTTKLGALGLPAYRTFSLEELEVATNNFHTTAFMGEGSLGQMYRGRLKDGSFVAIRCLKMKKSRSTQSFMHHVELISKLRHRHLVSALGHCFECYLDDSSVSRIFLIFEYVPNGTLRSWISGRDRCSLTWVQRISSAIGIGKGIQFLHTGIVPGVYSNHLKITDILMDQNLVAKISSYNLPLLAEISGKVGHGTSAPPKDPSTSARVTYDDKVDVYDFGVILLEMILGRPSKSRNQVQVLKNQLEAIMATDDATRRRVADPAVRTSCSDQSLKTMMEICVRCLVKDPAERPSIEDVLWNLQFAAQVQDAWRVDSHSSEGSPISPCEPQHLRVAFH